The window ACTTACGGCGAAGCGGGACCGGAGGAGGTCGTGATCCTCGAGGGATCATCGGGCTATCTCGAGTTGGCGGTCAGTTGCGGCTCGGCGGCGGATGCGACGGGACTTGAACGGGGAGATTCAGTGCTGTTCACGACCTGTGAGGGCTGAAGTCCGGGATGTCGTCGAGCAGATCAGATACTCGATGCTTGATGCTCGATGCCGGATAACCCGTAAATTTGACCCTCGCTACCTGACGATGAAACACGTGAATGGAGGTCGACACCAAAGAAATCTGTGTGATCTGTGGGCGAATCGAGAATAGAGAATCGAGAATCGAGTATCGTGTATCAACTGAACGCGAACGGAGTCCGCAATGACCTACGGCTGGGAAGGCAACAAGATACGATTGGTGCCGCTCGACCGCGAGAGGCACCTCGGAAACGCACTCAAATGGTTCAACGATCCACAGATCACTCAATGGCTGGAAACCGGCGACTGGCCGCTGACTCGAGGGGCGGAGGAGGAGTTCTTCCGTGCGGCCGATCGCCAGGACAAAGCCAGCGCCCAGTTCGCGGTCGAAAGTCTCCAGGGGGAGCACATAGGTTTCTCGGGCCTGCGGAGCATCGATTGGCAGAGCCGGGTCGCGGTGTCGGGCAGTGTCGTCGGTCGCCGGGATCTGTGGGGCAAGGGATTCGGCACCGACGCCGTCAAGGTACGCAACCGTTACGCCTTCGAAGTTCTCGGCCTGCGCCTGCTGATCGCTACTGTGATAGCCGATAACACCC is drawn from Acidobacteriota bacterium and contains these coding sequences:
- a CDS encoding GNAT family N-acetyltransferase is translated as MTYGWEGNKIRLVPLDRERHLGNALKWFNDPQITQWLETGDWPLTRGAEEEFFRAADRQDKASAQFAVESLQGEHIGFSGLRSIDWQSRVAVSGSVVGRRDLWGKGFGTDAVKVRNRYAFEVLGLRLLIATVIADNTRSLAMLASAGYREVGRVPERYWKRGAYRDQVIFAVHRAG